A genomic window from Arthrobacter globiformis includes:
- a CDS encoding glucose 1-dehydrogenase gives MTDQYTFKNPVTAYEHIEPPKQHQPEPGLDAKLEPKADLGEDTYRGTGRLDGRKAIVTGADSGIGAATAIAFAREGADVVLSYLPEEEEDAAKIANLIEKAGRKAVKVPGDLKDAATCQKLVDTALQELGGLDLLVNNAGKQVAQEDIGDVTDEQFDHTQKTNVYAMFWLTRAAVPHLPAGSTIINTTSIQAYNPSPTLLDYATTKASINNFTKGLAQQLAPKGIRVNAVAPGPIWTPLQVSSGQPKEALPEFGKDTPLGRAGQPAELAPAYVFLASAESSFVVGETLNVNGGSPTP, from the coding sequence ATGACCGACCAGTACACGTTCAAGAATCCTGTCACCGCTTACGAGCACATCGAGCCGCCCAAGCAGCACCAGCCCGAGCCCGGCCTGGACGCCAAGCTTGAACCCAAGGCCGACCTGGGCGAGGACACCTACCGCGGCACCGGACGCCTCGACGGCCGGAAGGCGATCGTCACGGGCGCGGACTCAGGCATCGGCGCAGCGACGGCGATCGCTTTCGCCCGGGAAGGGGCCGACGTCGTACTTTCCTACCTCCCCGAGGAGGAGGAAGACGCCGCCAAGATCGCGAACCTGATCGAAAAGGCCGGCCGCAAGGCCGTGAAGGTGCCCGGAGACCTCAAGGACGCCGCAACCTGCCAGAAGCTGGTGGACACGGCGCTTCAGGAACTGGGCGGACTGGACCTCCTCGTGAACAACGCCGGAAAGCAGGTGGCACAGGAAGACATCGGCGACGTCACCGACGAGCAGTTCGACCACACCCAGAAGACCAACGTATACGCCATGTTCTGGCTCACCAGGGCCGCGGTGCCGCACCTTCCCGCCGGCTCCACGATCATCAACACCACGTCGATCCAGGCCTACAACCCATCTCCGACGCTCCTGGACTACGCCACGACGAAGGCGAGCATCAACAACTTCACGAAGGGACTGGCACAGCAGCTGGCGCCGAAGGGCATCCGCGTCAACGCCGTGGCTCCCGGGCCCATCTGGACGCCCCTGCAGGTCAGCAGCGGCCAGCCCAAGGAAGCGCTGCCCGAGTTCGGCAAGGACACTCCCTTGGGCCGTGCCGGACAGCCCGCCGAACTCGCCCCGGCCTACGTGTTCCTGGCATCGGCGGAATCAAGCTTCGTGGTCGGCGAGACCCTGAACGTCAACGGCGGCAGCCCCACACCGTAG
- a CDS encoding DUF2630 family protein produces MDNQDILQRIQALVDEEHQLREPAASGPASGSGGNGSDEDEDARGERRARLRQVEESLDQCWDLLRQRRAKAKAGENPNEADARPVNEVEGYVQ; encoded by the coding sequence ATGGACAACCAGGACATTCTGCAGCGCATCCAGGCGCTGGTTGACGAAGAGCACCAACTCCGTGAGCCGGCGGCGTCGGGCCCGGCCAGCGGCTCCGGCGGGAACGGTTCCGACGAGGACGAGGATGCTCGGGGTGAACGCCGCGCCCGACTGCGGCAGGTGGAGGAGTCGCTGGACCAGTGCTGGGACTTGCTGCGCCAGCGGCGCGCGAAGGCGAAGGCCGGCGAAAATCCCAACGAGGCGGATGCCCGGCCCGTCAATGAGGTGGAAGGCTACGTGCAGTAA
- a CDS encoding pullulanase X25 domain-containing protein gives MRKTAAENTNIRLKAVLDVLAEGVLSGESQNAGAVLAEALVRVPLNAYEAELLSGGIPRGHKSLTTATAKLVKAGWLVKGRSGWTITEDGQRATVAFPDAASFSAALDAGTPVPADTPLPVAAPAKPAAKKAPAKAAAAKAEKAPSKAAKVVDKAAKLIEDAVAPVAKAVLKKAEANGEAHTPAVENSAETIDQPAAVAVAGDFNTLLGAPENWAPQYDEAQMKLDELDQLWKLSAEIPAGYYTFKIALNRSWEENYGAFGAFDGANHELHHSGGQLTIRYDHRTRDITVN, from the coding sequence ATGCGCAAGACTGCCGCCGAAAACACCAACATCCGCCTTAAGGCCGTGCTGGACGTTCTGGCAGAGGGGGTGTTGTCCGGTGAGTCGCAGAACGCCGGCGCCGTGCTGGCTGAAGCCCTCGTCCGGGTTCCGCTGAACGCCTACGAAGCTGAACTCCTCAGCGGCGGCATTCCCCGTGGCCACAAATCACTGACCACGGCTACGGCCAAGCTGGTAAAGGCTGGCTGGCTGGTCAAGGGACGCTCCGGCTGGACCATCACCGAGGACGGACAGCGCGCTACGGTTGCTTTCCCGGATGCGGCCAGCTTCTCGGCAGCGCTCGACGCCGGTACTCCGGTCCCTGCCGACACGCCCCTTCCGGTGGCCGCACCTGCCAAGCCGGCAGCCAAGAAAGCGCCCGCGAAGGCCGCTGCAGCCAAGGCAGAGAAGGCTCCGTCCAAGGCGGCGAAGGTCGTCGACAAGGCAGCCAAGCTGATCGAGGACGCAGTCGCTCCCGTAGCGAAGGCTGTGCTGAAGAAGGCAGAGGCAAACGGCGAAGCTCACACTCCCGCCGTCGAAAACTCCGCGGAAACCATCGACCAGCCCGCCGCCGTAGCTGTGGCCGGCGACTTCAACACCCTGCTGGGAGCGCCGGAGAACTGGGCACCGCAGTACGACGAAGCGCAGATGAAGCTGGACGAGCTGGACCAGCTGTGGAAGCTCTCGGCTGAAATTCCGGCCGGCTACTACACCTTCAAGATCGCCCTCAACCGTTCCTGGGAAGAGAACTACGGCGCATTCGGCGCGTTCGATGGCGCCAACCACGAACTGCACCACTCCGGCGGACAGCTCACCATCCGCTACGACCACAGGACACGGGACATCACCGTCAACTGA
- a CDS encoding acylphosphatase — translation MTESKAADPDSVRLTARVTGMVQGVGFRYWTARKADELGLTGSVRNDDDGSVAVVAEGPQPDIVEFRRWLGSSQAPGRVAHVDEKVSPAEGGFRSFQVVG, via the coding sequence ATGACTGAGTCGAAGGCAGCAGACCCTGACAGCGTCCGCCTCACCGCACGCGTCACGGGAATGGTCCAGGGTGTCGGCTTCCGCTACTGGACCGCACGCAAGGCCGACGAGCTGGGGCTGACGGGTTCGGTCAGGAACGACGACGACGGTTCGGTCGCAGTCGTCGCGGAAGGCCCGCAGCCCGACATCGTCGAATTCAGGCGTTGGCTGGGCTCATCCCAGGCGCCAGGCAGGGTGGCCCATGTGGACGAGAAGGTCTCCCCGGCCGAGGGCGGATTCAGGAGCTTTCAGGTCGTCGGCTGA
- a CDS encoding TM0106 family RecB-like putative nuclease codes for MFLLDPTTPGAPADLVFSASDLVAASECEYRTLRILDEKLGRSPKAYFPADEMQARAGKLGDVHENKVLAALIDRHGTWDASRGTGVYCIERGTPDRADLTEKARETATVLRVGADVVFQATFFDGEFLGYADFLVCEEPALPGGDRGAQRYAVWDTKLARHAKVGALLQLAAYGDQLIGLGLEPAPRVTLVLGNMERSSHSLDDLLPVYRERRARFRELTAAHRHGEGSVAWQQPGVSYCGRCDYCAKQVAGHRDLLMVAGMTSVQRKKLVADGITTIDALAELPLHQATGSRRRLRDQARMQTGLEAADGSRTFVKEGQPHTVTYRVLADNALGGIPAPSDGDIFFDFEGDPLWQDPAGQWGLEYLFGVIEAPRPTDPPGKEPVFRPFWAHSRAGERQAFLDFLAYVEERRAQYPDMHVYHYAPYEKTALRNLSLNHVAGEDVVDSWLRDGLLVDLYATVRHSLRISEASYSIKKLEPLYMGDNLRSGDVKDAGASVVAYAAYCEARDAGPETQAEAAAILASISDYNQYDCLSTLRLRDWLLQLRGGAPAAPGAAGVADAGAGMPGVETAGARAAAAGPGTAAGSQTPPEAVPDAEPSPEEASLRAFLNAIPEHRELGPDEQAVAMVAAATGYHRRERKQFWWEHFDRLESEVDRWRDQRNVFIVEAAEVVSDWAPPTSRARTESRTLRLTGIMSEGSEFKPGSTWFRMFEDPLPDGLGEVDGGRTPRRAGTGRSAGAGTAAGSTGASTDTVTGATGSSAGTATARHEAAMPPSRDGIFGTLVAAVEDLPDQPGRTVITITEKSTGKVPPYFQLPMALTDDRPIPTVSIEAALTELAQLVGSTLPELPKHPGVDILRRTAPRLAGLPNLPAVGNDEAGHADYVSAITQALQHLDRSYLAVQGPPGTGKTFVGSHVIARLVEAGWKVGVVAQSHAVVENMLCTAIAKAGVDSAVVAKRLAQPHDVPWTCVADEDIARLLGADGGCLVGGTAWTMTGKCVPAGSLDLLVIDEAGQYSLANTLAVARSAKRLLLLGDPQQLPQVTQGSHPEPVDESALGWLSAGHATLPAELGYFLADSWRMHPDLCRKVSVLSYDGRLESAPAASLRHLDGVPPGVETVLVPHAGHTTSSAEEAAAVVRLAREHIGLKWTPGKDEPIRRLEAKDILVVAAYNAQVQTIRHALDQDGLPGVRVGTVDKFQGQEAPVVLVSMACSAIAEAPRGAEFLLNRNRINVAVSRGQWRAVIVRSPELTNYMPSRPFAFEELGAFLGLSPGELSRE; via the coding sequence ATGTTCCTGCTCGACCCAACCACGCCGGGAGCCCCGGCCGATCTGGTGTTCTCAGCCAGCGACCTCGTGGCCGCCAGCGAATGCGAGTACCGCACGCTCCGGATCCTGGACGAGAAGCTGGGCCGCTCCCCCAAAGCCTATTTCCCCGCCGACGAGATGCAGGCGCGGGCAGGCAAGCTCGGCGACGTCCACGAGAACAAAGTGCTTGCCGCCCTCATCGACCGCCACGGCACATGGGATGCCTCCCGCGGAACCGGGGTCTACTGCATAGAACGTGGAACTCCGGACCGGGCCGACCTGACGGAAAAGGCGCGCGAAACCGCCACTGTGCTCCGAGTCGGGGCCGACGTCGTCTTCCAGGCCACCTTCTTCGACGGCGAATTCCTTGGCTACGCGGACTTCCTCGTGTGTGAGGAGCCTGCCTTGCCTGGCGGCGACCGGGGTGCGCAGCGGTACGCGGTCTGGGACACCAAGCTGGCGCGCCATGCCAAGGTAGGGGCCCTGCTGCAACTCGCCGCCTACGGCGACCAGCTGATCGGCCTCGGACTGGAACCCGCCCCGCGCGTCACCCTGGTGCTGGGAAACATGGAGCGCAGCTCGCACTCACTGGACGATCTGCTGCCGGTGTACCGCGAGCGCCGGGCGCGCTTCCGCGAGCTCACCGCTGCGCACCGTCACGGCGAGGGCTCCGTGGCGTGGCAGCAGCCAGGTGTCAGTTACTGCGGCAGGTGCGACTACTGCGCCAAGCAGGTGGCCGGGCACCGGGACCTGTTGATGGTGGCCGGCATGACCTCCGTCCAGCGGAAGAAGCTCGTCGCGGATGGCATCACCACCATCGACGCCCTCGCCGAACTGCCGCTGCACCAAGCAACGGGTTCGCGGCGGCGCCTGCGTGACCAGGCCAGGATGCAGACCGGGCTTGAGGCAGCCGACGGCTCACGCACCTTCGTGAAGGAGGGACAGCCACACACCGTCACGTACAGGGTGCTGGCGGACAACGCGTTGGGCGGCATTCCTGCCCCGAGTGACGGCGACATCTTCTTCGACTTCGAGGGCGACCCGCTCTGGCAGGATCCCGCGGGCCAGTGGGGCCTGGAGTATCTGTTCGGCGTGATTGAGGCCCCGCGACCCACCGATCCGCCAGGCAAGGAACCGGTCTTCCGCCCGTTCTGGGCTCACTCGCGTGCGGGCGAACGGCAAGCGTTCCTGGACTTCCTCGCCTACGTGGAGGAACGGCGCGCGCAGTATCCGGACATGCACGTCTACCACTACGCGCCCTACGAAAAAACAGCCCTGCGCAACCTCTCCCTAAACCACGTTGCCGGCGAGGATGTGGTGGATTCATGGCTGCGGGACGGGCTCCTCGTAGACCTCTATGCCACGGTCCGGCATTCACTCCGGATTTCCGAAGCCTCGTACTCCATCAAGAAGCTCGAGCCCCTGTATATGGGGGACAACCTGCGCTCCGGGGACGTCAAGGACGCCGGGGCTTCGGTGGTCGCCTACGCCGCCTACTGCGAGGCGCGCGACGCCGGCCCCGAGACGCAGGCGGAGGCGGCCGCCATTCTGGCCTCCATTTCCGACTATAACCAGTACGACTGCCTTTCCACGCTGCGCCTGCGGGACTGGCTGCTGCAGCTGCGTGGCGGTGCGCCTGCCGCTCCTGGCGCGGCCGGCGTAGCCGACGCCGGCGCGGGGATGCCCGGGGTGGAGACGGCCGGTGCGAGGGCAGCTGCTGCCGGTCCGGGGACGGCGGCAGGCTCCCAAACGCCGCCGGAGGCAGTTCCGGACGCGGAACCTTCGCCGGAGGAAGCAAGCCTGCGCGCCTTCCTGAACGCCATTCCGGAGCACCGCGAGCTGGGGCCGGACGAGCAGGCCGTGGCCATGGTCGCGGCGGCCACCGGCTATCACCGGCGGGAGCGCAAGCAGTTCTGGTGGGAGCACTTCGACCGCCTCGAATCCGAGGTCGACAGGTGGCGGGACCAGCGCAACGTCTTCATCGTGGAAGCGGCCGAGGTGGTCTCGGACTGGGCGCCGCCCACCTCCCGGGCCCGGACAGAGTCCCGCACCTTGCGGCTCACCGGGATCATGAGCGAGGGCTCGGAATTCAAGCCCGGCTCCACCTGGTTCCGGATGTTCGAGGACCCCCTGCCCGACGGCCTGGGCGAGGTCGACGGCGGGCGGACACCGAGGCGTGCGGGGACCGGCCGGTCTGCAGGCGCGGGGACGGCGGCCGGGAGCACCGGCGCAAGCACGGACACGGTCACGGGTGCGACCGGCTCGTCGGCAGGCACGGCGACAGCACGCCATGAAGCCGCCATGCCGCCCTCCCGTGACGGCATCTTCGGCACGCTCGTGGCGGCCGTCGAGGACCTTCCTGATCAGCCCGGCCGGACCGTCATCACCATCACGGAGAAGTCCACGGGCAAGGTGCCGCCGTACTTCCAGCTGCCCATGGCGCTGACGGACGACCGTCCCATTCCCACCGTCAGCATCGAGGCGGCCCTGACAGAGCTCGCGCAGCTTGTCGGCTCCACGCTGCCAGAACTCCCCAAGCATCCCGGCGTGGACATCCTGCGGCGCACAGCACCCAGGTTGGCCGGCCTCCCGAATCTGCCTGCCGTCGGCAATGATGAAGCGGGCCACGCCGACTACGTCTCAGCCATCACCCAGGCGCTGCAGCACCTGGACCGGTCCTATCTCGCTGTGCAGGGACCTCCGGGGACCGGCAAGACGTTCGTCGGCTCCCACGTCATTGCCCGGCTCGTGGAGGCCGGCTGGAAGGTGGGCGTAGTCGCCCAGTCCCACGCCGTCGTCGAGAACATGCTCTGCACGGCCATTGCAAAGGCCGGTGTGGACTCTGCAGTCGTGGCCAAAAGGCTGGCCCAACCGCACGACGTCCCGTGGACCTGCGTCGCCGACGAGGACATCGCGAGGCTCTTGGGCGCCGACGGCGGTTGCCTGGTTGGCGGAACCGCCTGGACCATGACGGGCAAATGCGTGCCGGCAGGGTCACTGGATCTGCTGGTCATTGACGAGGCCGGCCAGTATTCACTGGCCAACACCCTAGCTGTGGCCCGGTCCGCGAAGCGGCTTCTGCTGCTCGGCGACCCGCAGCAGCTTCCGCAGGTCACCCAGGGCTCCCATCCGGAGCCAGTCGATGAATCGGCGCTGGGCTGGCTGTCGGCAGGGCACGCCACGTTGCCTGCCGAGCTGGGCTACTTCCTCGCCGATTCCTGGCGGATGCATCCCGACCTGTGCCGCAAGGTGTCGGTGCTCAGCTACGACGGCAGGCTGGAGTCCGCGCCGGCAGCATCCCTGCGCCATCTCGACGGGGTGCCGCCGGGCGTGGAAACCGTCCTGGTGCCGCATGCCGGCCACACCACGAGTTCGGCGGAAGAGGCAGCCGCGGTCGTCAGACTGGCACGCGAACATATCGGGCTCAAGTGGACGCCGGGCAAGGACGAGCCGATCCGTCGGCTGGAAGCCAAGGACATCCTGGTGGTGGCTGCATACAACGCCCAGGTGCAGACCATCCGGCATGCCCTGGACCAGGATGGCCTGCCGGGCGTGCGGGTGGGTACCGTGGACAAATTCCAAGGGCAGGAGGCTCCCGTGGTGCTCGTGTCCATGGCGTGCTCGGCCATTGCCGAGGCACCCCGCGGAGCCGAATTCCTGCTCAACCGTAACCGGATCAACGTGGCTGTGTCGCGGGGCCAGTGGCGGGCCGTGATCGTCCGCTCCCCCGAGCTCACGAACTACATGCCCTCGCGCCCCTTCGCATTTGAGGAGCTAGGGGCCTTCCTGGGGCTCAGCCCCGGTGAACTCAGCCGGGAGTGA
- a CDS encoding DUF1540 domain-containing protein produces MSTHVADCSVTNCSFNDHSECNAEAITVGGTTDHASCATFIDTGTHGGLPKVLAGVGACQRAECVHNDHLMCNASEVHVGPGPDNADCLTYSHNGKQPVT; encoded by the coding sequence ATGAGCACGCACGTAGCCGATTGCAGCGTCACCAACTGCTCCTTCAACGACCACTCTGAATGTAACGCCGAGGCCATCACGGTCGGCGGCACCACAGACCATGCCTCATGCGCCACGTTCATCGACACCGGCACACACGGCGGCCTGCCGAAGGTCCTCGCAGGCGTCGGCGCGTGCCAGCGGGCGGAATGCGTCCATAACGACCACCTCATGTGCAACGCATCGGAAGTCCACGTTGGTCCCGGCCCGGACAACGCCGACTGCCTCACCTACTCGCACAACGGCAAGCAGCCCGTCACCTAA
- the fdhA gene encoding formaldehyde dehydrogenase, glutathione-independent gives MEGNKAVAYKGPGKVEVIDIDYPTFELKDGPGVNPANVGRQVPHGAIIKTVATNICGSDQHMVRGRTTAPPDLVLGHEITGEVVEVGPGVEFIKVGDICSVPFNISCGRCRNCKERKTGICLNVNPDRPGSAYGYVDMGGWVGGQANYVLVPYADWNLLKFPDKDKAMEKILDLAMLSDIFPTGFHGAVTAGAGVGSTVYVAGAGPVGLAAATSAHLLGAAVVIVGDMNSDRLAQARTFGCETVDLTKGGPAEQIEQILGVPEVDCAVDAVGFEAKGHGEGAKEAPATVLNSLMDITAAGGALGIPGLYVTGDPGGIDDAAKKGALSLSLGTGWAKSLSFTTGQCPVMKYNRQLMMAILNDRVQIAKNVNAKPILLEDAPKGYAEFDAGAATKYVLNPNGYLS, from the coding sequence ATGGAAGGGAACAAAGCCGTTGCCTACAAGGGACCCGGCAAGGTGGAAGTCATCGATATCGACTACCCCACATTTGAACTCAAGGACGGGCCGGGCGTAAATCCGGCCAACGTGGGGCGGCAGGTTCCCCACGGCGCAATCATCAAAACTGTGGCCACCAACATCTGCGGGTCGGACCAGCATATGGTCCGCGGCCGGACCACGGCGCCGCCGGACCTGGTGCTGGGCCACGAAATCACCGGTGAAGTGGTGGAGGTGGGGCCCGGCGTCGAATTTATCAAGGTCGGGGACATCTGCTCGGTGCCGTTCAATATTTCGTGCGGCCGGTGCCGGAACTGCAAGGAACGCAAAACAGGCATCTGCCTCAACGTGAACCCGGACCGCCCGGGCAGCGCCTACGGCTATGTGGACATGGGCGGCTGGGTGGGCGGCCAAGCCAATTATGTCCTGGTGCCGTACGCAGACTGGAACCTGCTCAAGTTCCCGGACAAGGACAAGGCCATGGAGAAGATCCTGGACCTGGCCATGCTCTCGGACATCTTCCCCACGGGCTTCCACGGCGCCGTGACGGCGGGGGCCGGGGTGGGCTCCACCGTATACGTCGCGGGGGCGGGTCCTGTTGGACTGGCAGCGGCGACGAGCGCACACCTGCTGGGTGCCGCCGTCGTAATTGTTGGCGACATGAACAGTGACCGACTGGCGCAGGCCCGCACTTTCGGATGCGAGACGGTGGACCTCACCAAGGGCGGCCCGGCCGAGCAGATCGAGCAGATCCTGGGGGTTCCCGAGGTGGACTGCGCCGTAGATGCCGTCGGGTTCGAAGCGAAGGGCCACGGCGAGGGCGCCAAGGAAGCGCCGGCCACCGTGCTGAATTCGCTGATGGACATCACTGCGGCCGGTGGAGCGCTTGGCATTCCCGGGCTGTACGTGACGGGTGATCCCGGCGGCATCGACGACGCCGCAAAGAAGGGTGCTCTGAGCCTGAGCCTCGGGACGGGCTGGGCGAAGTCGCTGAGCTTCACCACGGGTCAGTGTCCGGTGATGAAGTACAACCGGCAGTTGATGATGGCCATCCTCAACGACCGCGTGCAGATCGCCAAGAACGTCAACGCCAAGCCGATCCTGCTGGAGGACGCACCGAAGGGGTACGCCGAATTCGACGCCGGCGCCGCCACGAAGTACGTGCTGAACCCGAACGGATACCTCAGCTGA
- a CDS encoding HNH endonuclease family protein, with protein MQKAPPRRRNWFAAGALAAVILATTACGGVISATRQPSSDAVPGGSAGNAPGYAVKAADLLATLPVKGRAPKTGYDREEFGPAWSDTDHNGCDTRNDILARDLTKTTFKPGTKNCIVLTGTLADPYTATTIAFTRGSKTSSAVQIDHVVALSDAWQKGAQRLSKAQRTAFANDPLNLLAASGPANQQKSDGDAATWLPASRAYRCPYVARQISVKAKYKLWVTQAERTAMASVLAQCGGTVAGGMAAGTK; from the coding sequence TTGCAGAAAGCACCACCCCGCAGAAGGAACTGGTTTGCCGCCGGCGCCCTTGCCGCCGTCATCCTGGCCACCACCGCCTGCGGCGGCGTTATCAGCGCAACCCGGCAGCCGTCGTCGGACGCTGTCCCCGGCGGATCAGCCGGAAACGCACCCGGGTATGCCGTCAAGGCAGCCGACCTCCTCGCCACCCTGCCTGTCAAAGGCCGCGCCCCGAAAACCGGCTACGACCGGGAGGAGTTTGGGCCAGCCTGGTCGGACACGGACCACAACGGCTGCGACACCCGCAACGACATCCTGGCCCGGGATCTTACCAAGACCACCTTCAAGCCGGGAACGAAGAACTGCATCGTCCTGACCGGCACCCTCGCGGATCCGTACACCGCCACCACCATCGCCTTCACCCGCGGCAGCAAAACCAGCAGCGCGGTCCAGATCGACCACGTCGTTGCCCTCAGCGATGCGTGGCAAAAGGGCGCCCAGCGCCTCAGCAAGGCACAGCGGACCGCGTTCGCCAACGATCCCCTCAACCTGCTCGCCGCTTCCGGCCCCGCCAACCAGCAGAAGTCCGACGGCGACGCCGCCACCTGGCTGCCCGCCAGCCGCGCCTACCGCTGCCCGTACGTCGCGCGGCAGATTTCGGTCAAGGCGAAGTACAAGCTGTGGGTGACCCAGGCCGAACGCACCGCGATGGCCTCGGTCCTGGCCCAGTGCGGCGGCACTGTGGCTGGCGGCATGGCGGCTGGAACCAAGTAA
- a CDS encoding YceI family protein, producing the protein MTLPAGLTPGIWTLDMSHSEIGFSVRHAGISKVRGRFREATGEAHVRDSLADSSLHATVSTASFDSGDANRDAHVKGEDFFDVAKYPEMTFNGTHIDGDGEDYTLTGDLTIKGITKPVELEVEFTGVAVDPFGSTRAGFSAEADISRKEFGLTWNAALEAGGLLVSDKVKINLEAALVKQS; encoded by the coding sequence ATGACTCTTCCCGCAGGCCTGACTCCCGGCATTTGGACACTCGATATGTCCCACAGTGAGATCGGCTTCAGCGTACGGCACGCCGGGATCAGCAAGGTCCGCGGGCGGTTCCGGGAAGCAACCGGCGAAGCCCACGTGCGGGACTCCCTGGCCGATTCTTCGCTGCATGCCACCGTCAGCACCGCAAGCTTCGATTCCGGCGATGCCAACCGTGACGCGCACGTGAAGGGGGAGGACTTCTTCGACGTCGCGAAGTACCCGGAGATGACCTTCAATGGCACCCACATCGACGGCGACGGCGAGGACTACACTCTGACGGGCGACCTCACCATCAAGGGCATCACCAAGCCGGTTGAGCTGGAGGTCGAATTCACCGGCGTGGCCGTCGATCCCTTCGGCTCCACGCGCGCAGGCTTCTCAGCCGAGGCAGACATCAGCCGCAAGGAGTTCGGCCTGACCTGGAACGCCGCCCTGGAAGCCGGCGGACTTCTAGTCAGCGACAAGGTGAAGATCAACCTCGAAGCGGCCCTGGTAAAGCAGAGCTAA
- a CDS encoding GntR family transcriptional regulator, with translation MATGKPEKGQSPRLSVRDQTLDTLRRRIISLQLPPGEPLSENELAQELGVSRTPVRESLILLREEGLVQVFPQIGSFVSLVDLGRVAEAQFVREAIECASLKDAVVDAAGLAGLREILAAQRDAESAGDVEEFFRLDEDFHRELLRLAGHESAWTAVNSAKAHLDRARRLSLIDTRPVATLIEQHTAVVDALEANNRREADSSLRVHLRGVFEDVKRIQASSPELFSDGTASRPVRRSIARLS, from the coding sequence ATGGCAACCGGCAAACCCGAAAAAGGGCAGTCCCCGCGGCTTTCCGTGCGGGACCAGACACTGGATACGCTCCGGCGTCGCATCATCTCCCTGCAGCTCCCTCCCGGCGAGCCGCTGTCCGAGAACGAGCTCGCCCAGGAGCTCGGTGTCAGCCGGACGCCCGTGCGCGAAAGCCTCATTCTGCTGCGCGAGGAAGGGCTGGTGCAGGTCTTCCCGCAGATCGGCTCGTTCGTCTCACTCGTTGATCTGGGACGGGTCGCTGAGGCCCAGTTTGTGCGCGAGGCCATCGAGTGTGCCTCTCTGAAGGATGCTGTCGTTGACGCCGCAGGGCTCGCCGGGCTGCGAGAGATTCTGGCTGCGCAGCGGGACGCGGAATCCGCCGGCGACGTCGAGGAGTTCTTCCGCCTCGACGAGGACTTCCACCGCGAACTGCTCCGTCTGGCGGGGCACGAGTCGGCCTGGACAGCGGTCAACTCGGCCAAGGCGCACCTGGACCGCGCCCGCCGGCTCAGCCTGATCGACACCCGGCCCGTGGCCACGCTGATTGAACAGCACACCGCCGTGGTGGACGCGCTCGAAGCCAACAACCGCCGCGAAGCGGACAGCTCCCTGCGGGTCCACCTCCGCGGCGTCTTCGAGGACGTCAAACGCATCCAGGCATCGTCGCCCGAGCTCTTCTCGGACGGCACAGCATCACGCCCAGTCCGCCGCAGCATCGCCCGGCTTTCCTAA